In the genome of Streptomyces sp. Tu 3180, the window CGATGAACGTCGCCATAGACGACGTGCGGGCCTGGGGCCTGGACGTCGCCCTGGTCCTGGACCGCCTGGTCGACGGTGACCTGCGCGGCATGTTCGACGGCCCCACCACCGTCGGCATCGACCTGGACGCCCCGCTCATCGTCTTCGACCTGTCCCACATCGACCGCAACTCCATCGCCATGCCGATCCTGATGGCGATCGTCGGCGTGTGGCTGGAGCACACCTGGATCCGCCCCGACCGGAAGAAGCGCATCTTCCTGGTCGAGGAGGCCTGGCACATCATCAACAGCCCGTTCGTGGCCCAGCTGTTCCAGCGCCTGCTGAAGTTCGGCCGGCGGCTCGGCCTGTCCTTCGTCGCGGTCGTCCACCACCTGTCCGACGTGGTGGACGGAGCGGCGGCGAAGGAGGCGGCGGCCATCCTGAAGATGGCCTCGACCCGCACCATCTACGCCCAGAAGGCGGACGAGGCGAGGGCGACCGGGCGGGTCCTGGGCCTGCCCCGCTGGGCCGTGGAGATCATCCCGACCCTCACGCCCGGCATCGCGGTCTGGGACGTCAACGGCAACGTCCAGGTGGTCAAGCACCTGGTCACCGAGACCGAACGCCCGCTGGTCTTCACCGACCGCGCGATGACCGAGTCCTCCGTCGACCTGTCCGACGACGCCCTGCGCGCCGCCGAGCTGGAGGCGGAGGAGCGGGCGGCGGCCTTCGTGGAGCAGCACGTCGGGGACTCCGAGTCGACGGTGGCCTAGGGACGGCCCGGGGACGGCGCAGGGATGAGGGTGTACGGGGAGGACGCGTGAGACCGGACGACCACCGCGGGCCCGGCGGGTCCGGCCGGGCCGGCCAGGGCGGCATCCCGGACGGGCTGCTGCTCGGCCTCATCGCGTTCCTGCTCGGCATGACCCTGCTGGTGTGGACGGCCACGGGCCTCGCGGGCCTCTTCTCCCACGGCTCCTGGCCGTCCGGCGTGACCTTCGCCCGCACCCCCCTGGCCATGCGCCGCCTCGTCGCCCAGCCGCAGGACATCCCCGGCGCCTGGCCCGGTACTCCCGCGTCCGACCTCTCGGGCTACGGCCTGTTCTGGGGCCTGCTCATCGGTCAGCTGATGGTGCTGACCGTCCTGGCGGTGTTCGTCGTGGGCACGGTGGCCCGCTGGAGGGCGGTGCGGAAACGGCGCCGGGCCGGACGGACCGCGACGGCCGCACCGGAGCCCCCGGCACCGCAGCAGCTGCACGAGGTGCCGACACCGAGGGTGTCCGAGGAGGAGCGACCGGCCCACGAGAAGCCCACGACCGTGCCCGCGTCCGTGCCCGTGGCCGTGCCCGCGTCCACCGGCGGACGGGCGGACGGATGGGACACCCCCCGCGCCGAAGGCGCGGTGCGCTACGGCCCGCCGGCCGTCCGCCGCACCACCGCGGCCCGGGCCGTACGGGACGCGGAGGGCCCCGCCCTCGTCCTCACCTCGAACCCGGCCCT includes:
- a CDS encoding ATP-binding protein, encoding MRDPLSVVTDAFTSFLFGKVETTRLPVRTSTGQAQAVYLPTAAPGLGDSGVIIGREVYSGKGYIYDPFQLYGQQLPAPHWLVLGESGNGKSALEKTYVLRQLRFRDRQVVVLDAQGEDGVGEWNLIAQELGITPIRLDPMAALDHGIRLNPLDPSITTTGQLALLRTIIEVAMGHGLDERSGFALKVAHAYVNETIVERQPVLSDIVEQLRHPEPESAEAMNVAIDDVRAWGLDVALVLDRLVDGDLRGMFDGPTTVGIDLDAPLIVFDLSHIDRNSIAMPILMAIVGVWLEHTWIRPDRKKRIFLVEEAWHIINSPFVAQLFQRLLKFGRRLGLSFVAVVHHLSDVVDGAAAKEAAAILKMASTRTIYAQKADEARATGRVLGLPRWAVEIIPTLTPGIAVWDVNGNVQVVKHLVTETERPLVFTDRAMTESSVDLSDDALRAAELEAEERAAAFVEQHVGDSESTVA